The following proteins are co-located in the Calliphora vicina chromosome 2, idCalVici1.1, whole genome shotgun sequence genome:
- the LOC135952505 gene encoding uncharacterized protein LOC135952505 — protein MKIFTFFFIAASVFICLQSVKAFDLFSTKSNVKEGDDDSVLKSNDPLNRNSIYRNGEAIYARSHQDHKVHNNLQEDTSSAVVKDKNGNVQESSQTYITNRNIGL, from the exons ATGAAAAtctttacatttttctttattgcTGCTTCAGTTTTCATCTGTCTCCAGTCTGTTAAAGCCTTcgatttg TTTTCTACAAAATCAAATGTGAAAGAAGGTGATGATGATTCTGTTCTCAAATCTAATGATCCTCTAAATCGCAACAGCATTTACCGCAATGGT GAAGCAATCTACGCACGCTCTCATCAGGATCATAAAGTTCATAACAATCTGCAAGAGGACACATCCTCGGCTGTAGTGAAAGATAAAAACGGTAATGTACAGGAATCATCACAAACCTATATTACCAATAGGAATATAGGTTTGTAA
- the LOC135952202 gene encoding uncharacterized protein LOC135952202, translating to MKLYIYFSITAVVLICTKTVMAEKQQRDSHSAGHELSDMLNSNSIYRNNEATSVQKRREQSLFNNLHKDTVVVKDANGNVQQSTKVYMSNGSKFNTDNSLYFMFVLVTYILSAFN from the exons ATGaaactttatatatatttctcTATCACTGCTGTAGTTTTGATCTGCACTAAAACGGTTATGGCTGAAAAACAA CAACGGGATAGTCATTCTGCTGGGCATGAGCTCTCCGATATGCTAAATAGCAACAGTATTTATCGCAATAAT GAAGCAACTTCGGTTCAAAAGCGTCGAGAACAGAGCCTATTTAATAATCTGCACAAGGATACGGTTGTGGTAAAAGATGCCAACGGCAATGTCCAGCAGTCGACAAAAGTTTATATGTCTAATGGTTCCAAATTCAACACCgataattctttatattttatgtttgttttagtAACATACATATTAAGCGcttttaactaa
- the LOC135952384 gene encoding uncharacterized protein LOC135952384 — MKLHLAFVVILLIVIVKFHNSEAQDTSLDKLYDRMNKPKSDDNVINGNNNKDRVQVNGKELVNETAHDNKKDHDHKKNTTSNANVLNTAFWLNGCILAQLLYFLMRKCL; from the exons atgaaattacaccTAGCATTTGTTGTGATATTATTAATTGTAATTGTTAAGTTCCATAACTCAGAAGCTCAGGATACTTCACTT GATAAATTATATGATCGAATGAACAAACCAAAGAGCGAT GACAATGTGATCAacggaaataataataaagaccGAGTTCAGGTTAATGGAAAGGAGTTGGTTAATGAAACGGCTCATGATAATAAAAAAGATCATGATCATAAAAAGAATACTACTTCAAATGCCAATGTATTGAATACAGCATTCTGGTTGAATGGTTGCATTTTAGCTCAATTATTGTACTTTTTAAtgagaaaatgtttataa
- the LOC135952203 gene encoding uncharacterized protein LOC135952203 — MKLSIFFLIAVPVLICTKSVQAGYNYIGSYEYPETQHHKHSTQKHHHRHTYDDPETYNALNRNSIYRNGDHVVVHSQRSHKVYNDIEKDTTSVIVKDDNGNVQQSTQVYISSRRD, encoded by the exons ATGAAACTCTCTATATTTTTTCTGATTGCGGTGCCTGTTTTGATCTGCACCAAATCGGTGCAAGCTGGCTATAAC TATATAGGTTCTTATGAATATCCAGAAACTCAACaccacaaa CATTCAACTCAAAAGCATCATCATAGACATACTTATGACGATCCTGAAACCTATAATGCTTTAAATCGCAACAGCATTTATCGTAATGgt GATCATGTTGTGGTTCACAGTCAGCGCTCCCATAAAGTTTATAACGATATAGAAAAGGACACAACATCGGTTATAGTAAAAGATGACAATGGCAATGTCCAGCAATCAACACAGGTCTATATCTCGAGCAGAAGAGATTGA